In Fibrobacter sp. UWR4, the genomic stretch CATAGTGAGCTTCGAAACTCATTCTATAGAGAGAGTCAATGTCGAGTCTGCCGGCCTGGCTTCTGCGTTCATTCAGTTCGTTGCAAAACTCTTCCAGCTTCATGGGCACTTTGCTGAAACTCATATAAGAGCGTCCGCCAATTCCCGCCGACACATTCAGCAGTCGCAAATCGCCTTTAGCCGACGAAAAACTGCCCAGCGCGGTATTGTACTCGCTACCCGTATTTTTCATAACAAGGGCTGAAAGTTGCCTCAACATTTCAATGGAAATTTTTTCACCACCCTTAGCGAACTCGATGCTTTTTTCGTAAGCAACCTTTAGGTCGAGATTCATCATCTGTTCTGCAATGGTGCGGCCCCTGGCGCTGATCCCCTTGTCAAAGAGCAACTGATTTTCGATTTCGGTGACCGTGGATCCTTCGATTGCCGTGGAATGCGTAATGATGGAATACAGATAAAACTTTTTGTAGTCTATCTGACCATCGATTCCAAGTTCGCGATAACGAGCGATTAATGAAGCTAGGGAACTCATGAGTCAAAATATATAAACTCTTCCTACATTTGACATTTAAGCGAGACGCAAGCGCACTCCCACGCGTCTCGGCAGTACGAACACGAGTGTTCGTGTTGCTCTCGACTTTTGGGCCGTTCCCCCGGCTCCCGGGACACGCACAACAGAACCGCCGCCGGGGTCGGGCTGTCGCGTTATCGGCTCGCTCCGCTCCCCGTCCGTTCAGCCTCGCGCTCCAGGCAACTGCACAAGTCAAGGGTCGCGCGAGTCCGAACCGTGGCCGGCTTCCATCCCTAACGCAAAAATTTTCAGAGGGGCGTTTTCAGGAAATCGCCGGGCAAAATGGGTTTGATCTTGCTGTTTGCAAAATCATCGATATTTCGTGTGATAATGAAATCTGCATTTATTTCTGCAGCGCATTCGTCTTGCAGACAATCTTCAAAATCCTTGAATTTCGAGTTTGTCAGGGCCGCTTCAATTTTTCGTGAGTCAATCGGTACAACTTGAAGCAGATTAACGATGAACAGTAGCAAGTTTCGCCTTTGTTCTTCACTGCAGAATTTTCGTAAGATGAAGAACATGTTTGGAATGGAATGTGCTGCTACAATCGATTAAAACTTTCATTTGCCGTACTTTTCCATTCTGGCGTTTTCAAGTTCGGCATCGGCGTCGAATGTTTGGGGAATGCAACCTTTGAACTTTAGCAAACCCTTGAAGGCATCCATTTTCTTTGAGGAGGTCGCTTCTTTTTCTGCGAATTTTACACGAGCTGCAACAAAATAAATGAAATCATTTATTTCTTGTTTTGCTGCTAAAGGCAAGGACTCGTAAACAGACATAACTTCTGGCATAAGGCCTCCATGACAACGCTCTTAATATACAATTTTATTATTGACCCCCTTGGCTAATTATACCAATTTATTCCCCCAAAGTCAACAGCGCTTTATTCAGACACCCCAAAAACACCTAGAATTTGTGACATTTAAGCGTGGCGCAAGCGCACTCCCACGCGTCTCGGCAGTACGAACACAAGTGTTCTTGTTGCTCTCGACTTTTGGGCGTTCCCCCGGCTCCCGGGACACGCACAACAGAACCGCCGCCGGGGTCGGGCTGTCGCGTTATCACGGCAAGGTCGCCGAGCTTCGCCGAAGCGTCCCTGCCGTGTCCGTTCAGCCTCGCGCTCCAGGCAACTGCACAAATCAAGCGCCGCGCGAGTCCGAACCCTACGGGCTTCCATCCCTAACGCAAAAATGCAGGAAAACTAATTTTTTTTCTGCGCATCTTTGAATGGCTTCAAATCAAAGAACATCAGACGCGTTGCATCCTTGCGGTCTTTTTGGGTAAAGAAGTCGAAACTATTCTTGATGTAAAAACCAGTTGCGGCGGCATACGCATCGACTGTAATGAACCGGCATCCCGTGCGGTTCCCAT encodes the following:
- a CDS encoding Fic family protein; this encodes MSSLASLIARYRELGIDGQIDYKKFYLYSIITHSTAIEGSTVTEIENQLLFDKGISARGRTIAEQMMNLDLKVAYEKSIEFAKGGEKISIEMLRQLSALVMKNTGSEYNTALGSFSSAKGDLRLLNVSAGIGGRSYMSFSKVPMKLEEFCNELNERRSQAGRLDIDSLYRMSFEAHYGLVTIHPWADGNGRMARLLMNQVQFENNLVPTRVLKEDKEEYVKSLALSQEQSDSSFFVEFMMNSMARNLENEIQAFLRTTEMGGESPEMGGENEKRGEKTSLRILSTLRNNPRMTTAELASVVGISPKAVEKQIARLKKGGKLLRIGPDKGGYWEVP
- a CDS encoding PIN domain-containing protein, whose amino-acid sequence is MVAAHSIPNMFFILRKFCSEEQRRNLLLFIVNLLQVVPIDSRKIEAALTNSKFKDFEDCLQDECAAEINADFIITRNIDDFANSKIKPILPGDFLKTPL